A DNA window from Jaculus jaculus isolate mJacJac1 chromosome 1, mJacJac1.mat.Y.cur, whole genome shotgun sequence contains the following coding sequences:
- the LOC123458126 gene encoding LOW QUALITY PROTEIN: uncharacterized protein LOC123458126 (The sequence of the model RefSeq protein was modified relative to this genomic sequence to represent the inferred CDS: inserted 1 base in 1 codon; substituted 2 bases at 2 genomic stop codons), whose translation MGQTISTPLDLTLAHWTDIKSRAHSLSVEIKKGKWQTLCEGEWTMFNVGWPQGGTFNSDLIQAVKRIILQEPGGHPDQMPYIFTWQDLVQDLPSWLKPWIPPLPTNSSPSGSSKVLVAGPPREENKIYPEIQTELLLDSPPPYPPTHNPTAPPPAPSPEGAQGGPAMGTRSRXVLSPDTTVALPLRAIGPPPPLGPGDDPTQRPLPPLQYWPFSSAHLXNWKANHPPFSEDPSKLTALMESLVFSHQPTWDDCQQLLQTIFTTEERERILLEARKNIPGDDRRPTQLQNVIDYGFPLIRPNWDFNTPDGRVHLRIYRQALVAGLCGAARCPTNLAKVREVIQGPNEVPSVFLERLMEAYRRYKPFDPMAEEQRVSVLMYFVDQSAPDIRRKLQRLDGLSHYTLSDLVKEAEKVYNKRETEEEKEERRAKEQEERDHKRDKRHEKNMTRILAAVIQNKRDADRPRDTRQKQNLGNRRQLEKDQCAYCKEMGHWIKDCPKKKPKEVLTLEDDEXGGRGSDPLPEPRVTLKVEGKPIQFLVDTCAQHSVLLKPEGPLYNKKSWVLGATENQQFSWTTRRTVDLGLGRVSHSFLVIPGCPAPLLGRDLLTKIGAQITFTKKGPQVTDQHEEIIHVLTMKLEDEHRLFERPQTNADIEKWLTKVPGAWAETAGMGLASHQPPIIVNLKASTTPVSLEPKLNVNRGQRHYWRNWPAWVTAPRRRRSNSAKERHCKRGTDSETRALEKAIGLFIKNLDPAAAGWPPCLKIIAAVALLLKDADKLTLGQTVTVIASHALDSVIRQPPDRWLSNARITHYQSLLLNSDRVKFAPPTQLNRATLWPDPDSTVIHSCGDILAEVTGTRTDLTDQPLPDAKVTWFTDGSSYLLEGKRMAGAAIVDRDRVIWANKLPEGTSAQKAELIALTQALNMAEGKKATIYTDSQYAFATAHVHGATYPQRGLLTSAGKEIKNKQILDLLNALHRPAKLAIVQCPGHQKGNSLVAR comes from the exons atgggacagactatctcaacccctttggacttgactttagctcactggactgacattaagagccgagctcatagtttatctgttgaaataaagaaaggaaaatggcaaactctatgtgagggagaatggactatgtttaatgttggatggccccaAGGAGGGACCTTTAACTCagatcttattcaggctgttaaacggatcatcttgcaggagcccggaggccaccccgaccagatgccttacatttttacttggcaggatcttgtccaagacctgccttcctggttgaagccctggattccaccCCTAcccactaacagtagcccctCGGGGAGTTCAAAAGTTCTCGTTGCAGGACCGCCCCGGGAGGAAAACAAGATTTACCCGGAAATTCAGACGGAGCTCCTCCTGGATTCACCACCACCCTACCCAccaacccacaaccccacagctcctcctcctgccccatcACCAGAAGGGGCACAGGGGGGCCCAGCCATGGGGACCCGAAGTAGGTGAGTTCTGTCTCCTGATACTACCGTTGCCCTACCACTCAGGGctataggacccccaccccctttaggaccaggggatgacccaactcagagacctctgccacccctacaatattggcctttctcctctgcACACC ttaattggaaggccaaccaccctcccttctcggaggacccctcaaaattaactgcactcatggaatccctagttttctcccatcagcccacatgggacgattgccagcagttactccagaccatcttcacgaccgaggagagggaacgtatcctgttggaagccagaaagaacatCCCTGGTGATGACAGGCGCCCAACCCAACTCCAGAACGTCATAGATTACGGGTTTCCCCTGATCAGACCCAactgggacttcaacacccctgaTGGTAGGGTGCATCTCcgaatctatcgccaggctctggtggctggtCTCTGCGGGGCTGCAAGATGCcctaccaatttggccaaggtaagggaAGTCATTCAGGGACCTAATGAGGTCCCCTCTGTGTTCCTTGAGCGCCTCATGGAGGCCTATCGTAGGTATAAGCCCTTTGATCCTATGGCAGAGGAACAAAGAGTTTCAGTGCTGATGTATTTTGTAGATCAGTCAGCACCAGATATcagaaggaaattacaaagactagATGGGTTAAGCCATTATACTCTGTCAGACTTagttaaggaagcagaaaaggtttataataaaagagaaactgaagaggaaaaagaagagagaagggcaaaagaacaggaagaaagggaccATAAACGTGATAAGAGGCATGAGAAAAACATGACTAGAATTCTGGCCGCCGTAATCCAGAATAAAAGAGACGCAGACAGACCTAGGGATACTAGGCAGAAGCAAAACCTGGGCAACAGGCGCCAATTAGAAAAGGaccaatgtgcctattgcaaagAGATGGGACACTGGATTAAGGACTGccccaaaaagaaaccaaaagaggtTCTGACCCTAGAAGATGATGAATGAGGGGGACGGGGCTCGGATCCCCTTCCCGAGCCTAGGGTAaccttgaaggtggaggggaaacccaTTCAATTCCTAGTGGACACTTGTGCCCAACACTCGGTCCTACTGAAACCAGAAGGACCCCTTTATAACAAGAAATCATGGGTGCTCGGGGCTACTGAAAATCAACAattttcatggactacccgaagaacggTGGACCTAGGCTTGGGCCGGGTATCCCACTCGTTCCTCGTGATTCCAGGCTGCCCTGCTCCCTTATTGGGACGGGACttattaacaaaaataggagCTCAAATTACCTTCACAAAGAAGGGCCCCCAAGTGACGGACCAACATGAGGAAATTATCCATGTTTTAACTATGAAATTAGAAGATGAACATAGGCTATTTGAAAGGCCTCAGACCAATGCAGACATTGAGAAATGGCTCACCAAAGTCCCGGGAGCATGGGCTGAAACTGCCGGGATGGGATTGGCCTCCCATCAACCACCAATAATTGTTAATCTAAAGGCTTCCACAACACCTGTCTCA CTGGAACCCAAACTGAATGTGAACAGGGGACAAAGGCACTATTGGAGAAACTGGCCTGCCTGGGTTACCGCGCCTCGGCGAAGAAGGTCCAACTCTGCAAAAG AAAGGCATTGCAAAAGGGGTACTGACTCAGAAACTAGGGCCCTGGAGAAAGCCATTGGCCTCTTTATCAAAAATTTGGATCCTGCGGCCGCTGGGTGGCCCCCTTGCCTCAAGATTATTGCCGCCGTGGCTTTACTTTTAAAGGATGCTGATAAATTAACTCTGGGGCAGACTGTCACAGTCATTGCATCCCATGCACTGGACAGTGTCATCCGTCAGCCTCCAGACCGATGGCTCTCAAATGCCCGAATCACCCACTACCAGAGTCTCCTCCTTAACTCGGACAGAGTCAAGTTTGCACCCCCCACTCAACTAAATCGGGCTACCCTCTGGCCAGATCCCGACTCCACAGTAATTCACAGCTGTGGGGACATCTTGGCTGAGGTTACCGGAACGAGAACTGATCTGACGGACCAGCCACTACCGGATGCCAAGGTAACCTGGTTCACTGATGGCAGTAGCTACCTCCTTGAAGGTAAGCGGATGGCGGGGGCGGCAATTGTTGACAGAGACAGGGTGATCTGGGCTAACAAACTGCCTGAAGGGACTTCAGCCCAGAAGGCCGAATTAATTGCACTAACCCAAGCCTTAAATATGGCAGAAGGGAAAAAGGCTACCATATATACAGACAGCCAGTATGCTTTTGCAactgcacatgtgcatggtgcCACCTACCCGCAGAGAGGATTATTAACCTctgcaggaaaagaaatcaaaaacaaacaaattttagatTTACTCAATGCCCTGCATCGGCCTGCCAAGCTGGCTATAGTCCAATGTCCTGGGCACCAAAAAGGAAACTCTCTAGTGGCAAGATGA